A single Bos mutus isolate GX-2022 chromosome 25, NWIPB_WYAK_1.1, whole genome shotgun sequence DNA region contains:
- the LOC102277720 gene encoding lipase maturation factor 1 isoform X1 → MASRSSGVVPPDCEAPRPPGALLDSHQGGWCPGQLGIAASKGHTYELAAGPHGRLTWPVSSARTQGLIKIRGDQCWQDLTCMDFHYETQPVPNPVAYFLHRSPWWFHRFETLSNHFLELVVPFFIFLGRRMCIVHGALQVLFQVVLIISGNLSFLNWLTIVPSLACFDDATLGGLFPSGPGRLKDQVLKIQEEETRGAGAPRTRAGSVARGTVNLALGILVAWLSIPVVLNLLSPRQVMNSSFNPLRIVNTYGAFGSITRERTEVILQGTASANASAPDSAWEDYEFKCKPGDPRRRPCLISPYHHRLDWLMWFAAFQTYEHNEWIIHLAGKLLANDAQALSLLARNPFEGRDPPRWVRGEHYRYKFSRPGGRHAAEGKWWIRRRLGPYFPPLSRQDLRGYFTSREWPYPEPE, encoded by the exons ATGGCAAGCAGGTCCTCGGGCGTGGTTCCACCTGACTGCGAGGCGCCCAGGCCCCCGGGGGCACTGCTGGACAGCCACCAGGGAGGATGGTGCCCAGGACAGTTGGGTATTGCGGCCTCCAAGGGACACACGTATGAACTCGCTGCTGGGCCCCACGGCAGACTCACCTGGCCTGTGAGCTCGGCCAGGACACAG GGCCTGATCAAGATCCGAGGGGACCAGTGCTGGCAGGACCTCACCTGCATGGACTTCCACTATGAG ACACAACCGGTGCCCAACCCTGTGGCCTACTTCCTGCACCGCTCCCCGTGGTGGTTCCACCGCTTCGAGACCCTCAGCAACCACTTCCTGGAGCTGGTGGTGCCCTTCTTCATCTTCCTCGGACGGCGGATGTGCATCGTCCACGGGGCCCTGCAGGTCCTGTTCCAG GTGGTCCTCATCATCAGCGGGAACCTGAGCTTCCTGAACTGGCTGACCATCGTGCCCAGCCTCGCCTGCTTCGATGATGCCACCCTGGGCGGCCTGTTTCCCTCAGGGCCTGGCCGCCTCAAGGACCAAGTCCTGAAGATTCAGGAGGAGGAGACCCGAGGGGCCGGGGCCCCGCGGACACGCG CAGGCAGCGTGGCACGGGGCACGGTCAACCTGGCGCTGGGCATTCTGGTAGCCTGGCTCAGCATCCCGGTGGTCCTCAACTTGCTGAGCCCCCGGCAGGTCATGAACAGCTCCTTCAACCCCCTCCGGATCGTCAACACGTACGGAGCCTTTGGCAG CATCACCAGGGAGCGCACGGAGGTCATCCTGCAGGGCACAGCCAGCGCCAATGCCAGTGCGCCCGACTCTGCCTGGGAGGACTACGAATTCAAGTGCAAGCCCGGGGACCCGAGGCGGCGCCCCTGCCTCATCTCGCCGTACCACCACCGCCTGGACTGGCTCATGTGGTTCGCGGCTTTCCAG ACCTACGAGCACAACGAGTGGATCATCCACCTGGCGGGCAAGCTCCTGGCCAACGACGCGCAGGCCCTGTCCCTGCTGGCCCGCAACCCCTTTGAGGGCCGGGACCCCCCCAG GTGGGTCCGAGGAGAGCACTACAGATACAAGTTCAGCCGCCCCGGGGGCAGGCACGCGGCCGAGGGCAAGTGGTGGATCCGCAGGCGGCTCGGCCCCTACTTCCCCCCGCTCAGCCGCCAGGACCTGAGGGGCTACTTCACGTCCCGGGAGTGGCCGTACCCGGAACCCGAGTAG
- the LOC102277720 gene encoding lipase maturation factor 1 isoform X2: MASRSSGVVPPDCEAPRPPGALLDSHQGGWCPGQLGIAASKGHTYELAAGPHGRLTWPVSSARTQGLIKIRGDQCWQDLTCMDFHYETQPVPNPVAYFLHRSPWWFHRFETLSNHFLELVVPFFIFLGRRMCIVHGALQVLFQVVLIISGNLSFLNWLTIVPSLACFDDATLGGLFPSGPGRLKDQVLKIQEEETRGAGAPRTRGSVARGTVNLALGILVAWLSIPVVLNLLSPRQVMNSSFNPLRIVNTYGAFGSITRERTEVILQGTASANASAPDSAWEDYEFKCKPGDPRRRPCLISPYHHRLDWLMWFAAFQTYEHNEWIIHLAGKLLANDAQALSLLARNPFEGRDPPRWVRGEHYRYKFSRPGGRHAAEGKWWIRRRLGPYFPPLSRQDLRGYFTSREWPYPEPE; the protein is encoded by the exons ATGGCAAGCAGGTCCTCGGGCGTGGTTCCACCTGACTGCGAGGCGCCCAGGCCCCCGGGGGCACTGCTGGACAGCCACCAGGGAGGATGGTGCCCAGGACAGTTGGGTATTGCGGCCTCCAAGGGACACACGTATGAACTCGCTGCTGGGCCCCACGGCAGACTCACCTGGCCTGTGAGCTCGGCCAGGACACAG GGCCTGATCAAGATCCGAGGGGACCAGTGCTGGCAGGACCTCACCTGCATGGACTTCCACTATGAG ACACAACCGGTGCCCAACCCTGTGGCCTACTTCCTGCACCGCTCCCCGTGGTGGTTCCACCGCTTCGAGACCCTCAGCAACCACTTCCTGGAGCTGGTGGTGCCCTTCTTCATCTTCCTCGGACGGCGGATGTGCATCGTCCACGGGGCCCTGCAGGTCCTGTTCCAG GTGGTCCTCATCATCAGCGGGAACCTGAGCTTCCTGAACTGGCTGACCATCGTGCCCAGCCTCGCCTGCTTCGATGATGCCACCCTGGGCGGCCTGTTTCCCTCAGGGCCTGGCCGCCTCAAGGACCAAGTCCTGAAGATTCAGGAGGAGGAGACCCGAGGGGCCGGGGCCCCGCGGACACGCG GCAGCGTGGCACGGGGCACGGTCAACCTGGCGCTGGGCATTCTGGTAGCCTGGCTCAGCATCCCGGTGGTCCTCAACTTGCTGAGCCCCCGGCAGGTCATGAACAGCTCCTTCAACCCCCTCCGGATCGTCAACACGTACGGAGCCTTTGGCAG CATCACCAGGGAGCGCACGGAGGTCATCCTGCAGGGCACAGCCAGCGCCAATGCCAGTGCGCCCGACTCTGCCTGGGAGGACTACGAATTCAAGTGCAAGCCCGGGGACCCGAGGCGGCGCCCCTGCCTCATCTCGCCGTACCACCACCGCCTGGACTGGCTCATGTGGTTCGCGGCTTTCCAG ACCTACGAGCACAACGAGTGGATCATCCACCTGGCGGGCAAGCTCCTGGCCAACGACGCGCAGGCCCTGTCCCTGCTGGCCCGCAACCCCTTTGAGGGCCGGGACCCCCCCAG GTGGGTCCGAGGAGAGCACTACAGATACAAGTTCAGCCGCCCCGGGGGCAGGCACGCGGCCGAGGGCAAGTGGTGGATCCGCAGGCGGCTCGGCCCCTACTTCCCCCCGCTCAGCCGCCAGGACCTGAGGGGCTACTTCACGTCCCGGGAGTGGCCGTACCCGGAACCCGAGTAG
- the LOC102277720 gene encoding lipase maturation factor 1 isoform X3, translated as MWGFRWLIFRIMLGAGLIKIRGDQCWQDLTCMDFHYETQPVPNPVAYFLHRSPWWFHRFETLSNHFLELVVPFFIFLGRRMCIVHGALQVLFQVVLIISGNLSFLNWLTIVPSLACFDDATLGGLFPSGPGRLKDQVLKIQEEETRGAGAPRTRAGSVARGTVNLALGILVAWLSIPVVLNLLSPRQVMNSSFNPLRIVNTYGAFGSITRERTEVILQGTASANASAPDSAWEDYEFKCKPGDPRRRPCLISPYHHRLDWLMWFAAFQTYEHNEWIIHLAGKLLANDAQALSLLARNPFEGRDPPRWVRGEHYRYKFSRPGGRHAAEGKWWIRRRLGPYFPPLSRQDLRGYFTSREWPYPEPE; from the exons GGCCTGATCAAGATCCGAGGGGACCAGTGCTGGCAGGACCTCACCTGCATGGACTTCCACTATGAG ACACAACCGGTGCCCAACCCTGTGGCCTACTTCCTGCACCGCTCCCCGTGGTGGTTCCACCGCTTCGAGACCCTCAGCAACCACTTCCTGGAGCTGGTGGTGCCCTTCTTCATCTTCCTCGGACGGCGGATGTGCATCGTCCACGGGGCCCTGCAGGTCCTGTTCCAG GTGGTCCTCATCATCAGCGGGAACCTGAGCTTCCTGAACTGGCTGACCATCGTGCCCAGCCTCGCCTGCTTCGATGATGCCACCCTGGGCGGCCTGTTTCCCTCAGGGCCTGGCCGCCTCAAGGACCAAGTCCTGAAGATTCAGGAGGAGGAGACCCGAGGGGCCGGGGCCCCGCGGACACGCG CAGGCAGCGTGGCACGGGGCACGGTCAACCTGGCGCTGGGCATTCTGGTAGCCTGGCTCAGCATCCCGGTGGTCCTCAACTTGCTGAGCCCCCGGCAGGTCATGAACAGCTCCTTCAACCCCCTCCGGATCGTCAACACGTACGGAGCCTTTGGCAG CATCACCAGGGAGCGCACGGAGGTCATCCTGCAGGGCACAGCCAGCGCCAATGCCAGTGCGCCCGACTCTGCCTGGGAGGACTACGAATTCAAGTGCAAGCCCGGGGACCCGAGGCGGCGCCCCTGCCTCATCTCGCCGTACCACCACCGCCTGGACTGGCTCATGTGGTTCGCGGCTTTCCAG ACCTACGAGCACAACGAGTGGATCATCCACCTGGCGGGCAAGCTCCTGGCCAACGACGCGCAGGCCCTGTCCCTGCTGGCCCGCAACCCCTTTGAGGGCCGGGACCCCCCCAG GTGGGTCCGAGGAGAGCACTACAGATACAAGTTCAGCCGCCCCGGGGGCAGGCACGCGGCCGAGGGCAAGTGGTGGATCCGCAGGCGGCTCGGCCCCTACTTCCCCCCGCTCAGCCGCCAGGACCTGAGGGGCTACTTCACGTCCCGGGAGTGGCCGTACCCGGAACCCGAGTAG
- the LOC102277720 gene encoding lipase maturation factor 1 isoform X4 produces MDFHYETQPVPNPVAYFLHRSPWWFHRFETLSNHFLELVVPFFIFLGRRMCIVHGALQVLFQVVLIISGNLSFLNWLTIVPSLACFDDATLGGLFPSGPGRLKDQVLKIQEEETRGAGAPRTRAGSVARGTVNLALGILVAWLSIPVVLNLLSPRQVMNSSFNPLRIVNTYGAFGSITRERTEVILQGTASANASAPDSAWEDYEFKCKPGDPRRRPCLISPYHHRLDWLMWFAAFQTYEHNEWIIHLAGKLLANDAQALSLLARNPFEGRDPPRWVRGEHYRYKFSRPGGRHAAEGKWWIRRRLGPYFPPLSRQDLRGYFTSREWPYPEPE; encoded by the exons ATGGACTTCCACTATGAG ACACAACCGGTGCCCAACCCTGTGGCCTACTTCCTGCACCGCTCCCCGTGGTGGTTCCACCGCTTCGAGACCCTCAGCAACCACTTCCTGGAGCTGGTGGTGCCCTTCTTCATCTTCCTCGGACGGCGGATGTGCATCGTCCACGGGGCCCTGCAGGTCCTGTTCCAG GTGGTCCTCATCATCAGCGGGAACCTGAGCTTCCTGAACTGGCTGACCATCGTGCCCAGCCTCGCCTGCTTCGATGATGCCACCCTGGGCGGCCTGTTTCCCTCAGGGCCTGGCCGCCTCAAGGACCAAGTCCTGAAGATTCAGGAGGAGGAGACCCGAGGGGCCGGGGCCCCGCGGACACGCG CAGGCAGCGTGGCACGGGGCACGGTCAACCTGGCGCTGGGCATTCTGGTAGCCTGGCTCAGCATCCCGGTGGTCCTCAACTTGCTGAGCCCCCGGCAGGTCATGAACAGCTCCTTCAACCCCCTCCGGATCGTCAACACGTACGGAGCCTTTGGCAG CATCACCAGGGAGCGCACGGAGGTCATCCTGCAGGGCACAGCCAGCGCCAATGCCAGTGCGCCCGACTCTGCCTGGGAGGACTACGAATTCAAGTGCAAGCCCGGGGACCCGAGGCGGCGCCCCTGCCTCATCTCGCCGTACCACCACCGCCTGGACTGGCTCATGTGGTTCGCGGCTTTCCAG ACCTACGAGCACAACGAGTGGATCATCCACCTGGCGGGCAAGCTCCTGGCCAACGACGCGCAGGCCCTGTCCCTGCTGGCCCGCAACCCCTTTGAGGGCCGGGACCCCCCCAG GTGGGTCCGAGGAGAGCACTACAGATACAAGTTCAGCCGCCCCGGGGGCAGGCACGCGGCCGAGGGCAAGTGGTGGATCCGCAGGCGGCTCGGCCCCTACTTCCCCCCGCTCAGCCGCCAGGACCTGAGGGGCTACTTCACGTCCCGGGAGTGGCCGTACCCGGAACCCGAGTAG